In one Coccinella septempunctata chromosome 6, icCocSept1.1, whole genome shotgun sequence genomic region, the following are encoded:
- the LOC123316136 gene encoding exocyst complex component 1 codes for MTSISRILQKEVFQSNEERLITCCNVGKYLKKKKSSFLCIVSSTTVPVNISIVQLKQTDKHSFKRKRTWTLAELKSIDGHNDSPETQEFDMYFDKVYRWTASDTRERQSFIYNLWRQAKKHILKEMPTFKNVPISWVSEYAMTPENKFENSDLMEMENDNDDDFQAITEKEQEDLMNLMQECKFTIGNAESFMELLKKELSMLDEKNVQCVLASEKQVEELMKNLNEAIEEAERLESLLDSYDEILCHVKETMEKMEKKNSMISIANKNNLLLLEELEKIVTRLNLSHKHQKILEESDFTTPEGMKSAIEAGNALKDAMNSDIDKALLQMSAVQEQRRRFEKYKEMFARSISRQLNNLFIHYGNYKGKLDGISMPLHNNIHIDLGSYTELMHWLKVMDQKSYRQLKNVYTDSFGKLYELNLKSLFESARDKIGISTTLASPTSLLGHDRDTWTLEISTSDRKKYDDILDQVLTQLEPVCLQEQMFCVNFFQLDVLSPSSKNTLTTLDGTETQVETIPQRKVDKQINEDVRNMMTNLFSCLKTELDNLIDNIKRQDSFYCMYVLVRLNDHVMTAKSTFLSNTIGSLLIEIKRSLDQFMQNQIESIVEYKPQRKAKCGILAYVSNLEEFATHADCLLKSGRRADLEKWYTRLVDTMLEYISVHANEHNKTPPQVVKMENYHHLYSLLSQLKISVLDSQRKEAKQKYNDALQAYVTLYFGRPLEKLNNFFEGVQARVASGVKMSEVSYQLAFNKQELRKVIQQYPGSTVKKGLEALYKKVEKHLSEEENLLQVVWRAMQEEFIRQYKMLEDLIQQCYPGSLINLEFTIEDILRFFSDIARSH; via the exons ATGACTTCTATAAGTCGAATTCTGCAAAAAGAAGTATTTCAGTCCAATGAGGAAAGACTTATTACCTGCTGTAATGTTGGGAAatacttaaaaaaaaagaaatcatcTTTCCTCTGCATTGTTAGCAGTACTACCGTTCCGGTAAACATATCAATAGTTCAGCTAAAGCAAACTGATAAGCACAGTTTCAAACGTAAAAGAACATGGACTTTGGCCGAACTCAAGTCGATTGATGGTCACAATGATTCACCAGAGACTCAGGAGTTCGATATGTATTTTGATAAAGTTTATAGATGGACTGCTTCAGACACTAGGGAGAGGCAGTCTTTCATTTACAACTTATGGAGGCAGGCTAAAAAACATATCCTGAAAGAAATGCCTACATTTAAAAATGTACCTATATCATGGGTATCTGAATATGCAATGACCCCTGAGAATAAATTCGAAAACTCTGATTTAATGGAAATGGAAAATGACAATGACGATGATTTTCAGGCTATTACAGAGAAGGAGCAGGAGGATCTAATGAA TTTAATGCAAGAATGTAAGTTTACCATTGGAAATGCAGAGTCCTTCATGGAACttttgaaaaaagaattatcaatGTTAGATGAAAAGAATGTCCAATGTGTTCTTGCATCAGAAAAACAGGTCGAAGAATTAATGAAGAATTTGAATGAGGCTATCGAAGAAGCAGAAAGGCTTGAGTCTCTTCTAGATTCATATgatgaaattctttgtcatgtTAAGGAAActatggagaaaatggaaaagaaAAATTCTATGATATCTATTGCTAATAAAAATAATCTATTGCTCTTAgaggaattggaaaaaatagtg ACTCGGCTCAATCTCTCTCATAAACATCAGAAAATATTGGAGGAGTCGGATTTTACCACTCCTGAGGGTATGAAAAGTGCAATTGAAGCTGGTAATGCTTTGAAAGATGCTATGAACTCCGATATTGATAAAGCATTACTGCAAATGAGTGCTGTCCAAGAACAGAGGAGGCGTTTCGAGAAATACAAGGAAATGTTTGCTAGAAGTATTTCTAGACAACTGAATAACTTATTTATCCATTATGGAAACTATAAGGGGAAACTGGATGGTATTTCTATGCCCTTGCATAATAACATCCATATTGACTTGGGTTCTTACACTGAGTTGATGCATTGGTTGAAAGTAATGGATCAAAAGTCCTATAGACAGTTGAAAAATGTATATACAGATTCGTTTGGGAAACTGTACGAGTTGAATTTGAAGAGTTTATTTGAGAGTGCTAGAGATAAAATTGGAA TTTCAACAACTTTGGCTTCCCCTACATCATTGTTAGGTCATGATAGGGACACCTGGACTTTAGAAATATCAACAAGTGACAGGAAAAAATATGATGACATATTAGATCAAGTGTTGACCCAGTTGGAACCAGTGTGTCTACAAGAACAAATGTTttgtgtaaatttttttcag TTGGACGTCCTGAGTCCAAGCTCAAAAAATACTCTCACCACTTTGGATGGAACTGAGACGCAAGTGGAAACAATACCTCAAAGAAAAGTCGATAAGCAAATAAATGAAGATGTTAGGAATATGATGACTAATTTATTTTCCTGTCTGAAAACTGAGCTGGATAATCTAATTGATAACATAAAGAGACAGGATAGTTT TTACTGTATGTATGTCCTGGTGAGATTGAACGATCATGTTATGACAGCTAAGAGTACCTTTCTTAGCAATACAATTGGTTCTCTGCTGATTGAGATCAAAAGATCCCTCGACCAATTTATGCAGAATCAAATAGAATCGATTGTTGAGTATAAGCCTCAGAGGAAAGCGAAATGTGGCATATTAGCCTATGTGTCGAATTTAGAAGAGTTTGCAACACATGCTGACTGTTTATTGAAGAGCGGAAGGAGGGCCGATTTAGAAAAATGGTATACTAGGCTGGTAGATACAATGCTTGAGTATATATCTGTTCATGCTAATGAGCATAACAAGACACCACCTCAAGTTGTTAAGATGG aaaactacCACCATTTATATTCCTTATTATCCCAACTGAAAATATCAGTTCTGGATTCCCAGAGGAAGGAAGCTAAACAAAAATATAATGATGCTTTACAGGCTTATGTAACATTATATTTCGGAAGGCCTCTTGAAAAACTCAAT aattttttcgaagggGTTCAAGCAAGGGTAGCAAGTGGTGTCAAAATGTCTGAGGTTAGTTACCAACTAGCTTTTAACAAACAAGAATTGAGAAAAGTCATTCAGCAATATCCTGGAAGCACG GTTAAGAAAGGTTTAGAAGCTTTATATAAAAAAGTTGAGAAGCACCTTTCAGAAGAGGAGAATTTACTTCAAGTCGTTTGGAGAGCTATGCAAGAAGAATTTATTAGACAATATAAAATGTTAGAAGATCTTATACAACAATGTTATCCTGGTTCTTTAATAAATCTAGAATTCACAATCGAGGATATTTTGCGATTTTTCTCCGATATCGCGAGGTCTCATTAA
- the LOC123316138 gene encoding ras-like protein 1, translating to MTEFKLVVVGAGGVGKSALTIQLIQNHFVDEYDPTIEDSYRKQVVIDGETCLLDILDTAGQEEYSAMRDQYMRTGEGFLLVFAVNSAKSFEDIGTYREQIKRVKDAEEVPMVLVGNKCDLTSWAVDMNQAKEVAKQYGIPFVETSAKTRMGVDDAFYTLVREIRKDKHSRSKRPHKYIVGHGRGPFKLRCSVL from the exons ATGACTGAATTCAAACTGGTAGTAGTTGGTGCTGGTGGTGTTGGAAAATCAGCCCTTACAATACAGCTGATTCAAAACCACTTTGTAGACGAATACGACCCCACAATAGAAGATTCATATCGAAAACAAGTTGTTATAGATGGTGAAACATGCCTCTTAGATATTTTGGATACAGCAGGTCAGGAAGAATATAGTGCTATGCGTGATCAATATATGAGAACAGGGGAAGGATTTCTTTTGGTGTTTGCTGTTAATTCAGCTAAAAGTTTCGAAGATATAGGAACTTATAGGGAACAAATCAAAAGGGTTAAGGATGCTGAAGAAGTACCTATGGTATTGGTTGGAAATAAATGTGATTTAACTTCATGGGCAGTAGATATGAATCAAGCTAAAGAG GTTGCTAAGCAATATGGAATTCCCTTTGTGGAAACATCAGCTAAAACTCGAATGGGAGTAGATGATGCCTTCTATACTTTAGTCAGAGAAATAAGGAAGGATAAACACAGCAGGAGTAAACGCCCCCACAAATATATCGTGGGGCATGGACGAGGACCTTTCAAGCTCAGGTGTTCTGTCTTATAA
- the LOC123316137 gene encoding eukaryotic translation initiation factor 3 subunit M gives MQIPPVFIDVTLEDQALELRSYFKGLGAEISEEKSPKGIEDDLHKIIGVCEACFKEGNESEVEMILNDIVSIMVLIPLDRCESIIMAFCEKLSKAPGQKLGISCLRVLWLLFQSLDESSPIRYNVYYHILLIAKQTDQVRSVYEDIAHLKQLFNKCPPSNEQLQKLYRLLHEVLLKSNESEQAAKVMIELLKTYTDKNASHAREDAIRCIVSAMADPKTFLLDPLLSLQPVKFLEGELIHDLLNIFVSENLTAYLKFYNEHKEFVTSQGLNHEQNLQKMRLLSFMQLAESQPELSFDLIEKELQLKPEDVEGFIIEVLKTKLVRARMNQSAKSVYVTSTMHRTFGRAQWQQLRDLLFSWKSNLSSIQEGMKHVTQTQLELLSQSQ, from the exons ATGCAGATCCCACCTGTTTTTATAGATGTTACTCTGGAAGACCAG GCGTTGGAGCTTAGGTCATACTTCAAGGGATTGGGAGCTGAAATATCCGAAGAGAAATCTCCGAAAGGTATTGAAGATGATCTTCATAAAATTATTGGTGTTTGTGAAGCGTGTTTTAAAGAGGGGAACGAAAGCGAAGTGGAAATGATACTCAATGATATTGTGTCCATTATGGTTTTG ATCCCTTTAGATAGATGTGAAAGTATCATTATGGCCTTCTGTGAGAAACTGAGCAAGGCGCCTGGCCAAAAATTGGGAATTAGTTGTTTGAGGGT TCTCTGGCTCCTCTTCCAATCATTAGATGAAAGCTCTCCAATTCGCTACAATGTCTATTATCATATACTATTGATTGCTAAACAGACTGACCAAGTCAGATCTGTTTATGAGGACATTGCCCATCTCAAACAATTATTTAATAAATGTCCTCCCTCTAACGAGCAACTCCAGAAACTCTATAGACTTTTACATGAGGTTCTCTTGAAAAGTAATGAAAG TGAGCAAGCTGCTAAAGTTATGATTGAACTTCTGAAAACCTACACTGATAAGAATGCCTCTCATGCTCGAGAAGATGCAATTCGTTGTATAGTCTCTGCCATGGCAGATCCAAAAACATTCCTGCTTGATCCTTTACTCTCCCTCCAACCTGTGAAGTTTCTCGAAGGAGAATTGATACACGATCTACTGAACATATTTGTCAGTGAGAATTTGACTGCTTATCTCAAGTTTTACAATGAACACAAAGAATTCGTGACTTCCCAAGGATTGAACCATGAACAAAATCTGCAGAAAATGCGTCTTCTCTCTTTCATGCAGTTGGCAGAGAGCCAGCCTGAACTGAGCTTCGATCTTATTGAGAAGGAACTTCAGTTGAAACCTGAGGATGTTGAAGGGTTCATTATAGAAG taTTGAAAACTAAACTTGTTAGAGCACGGATGAATCAGTCTGCTAAATCTGTGTATGTCACTAGTACCATGCATAGAACCTTTGGACGAGCCCAATGGCAACAGTTGAGGGATTTGCTGTTCTCTTGGAAATCCAACCTTAGTTCTATTCAAGAGGGCATGAAACATGTTACACAAACACAATTGGAATTATTGAGCCAAAGTCAATAA